One segment of Candidatus Limnocylindrales bacterium DNA contains the following:
- the rpmG gene encoding 50S ribosomal protein L33 has translation MRDQIVLACETCKRKNYRASRNKKLSTEKLARKKFCPACRVHTLHKEGKV, from the coding sequence ATGCGAGACCAAATCGTCCTGGCCTGTGAGACCTGTAAGCGCAAGAACTACCGGGCCAGCCGCAACAAGAAGCTTTCGACCGAGAAGCTCGCGCGCAAGAAGTTCTGCCCCGCTTGCCGGGTGCACACGCTCCACAAGGAGGGCAAGGTCTGA